Within Candidatus Bathyarchaeota archaeon, the genomic segment AGATTAACATCCTTTAAACATCCTGTCTATATATTAACATAGGTGGTTGGGGATTCTCTCCATGGGTTGGATAGGGGTTTCTGAGTTATGGTGAAGGTCATCATAGTTGGAGCAGGTCCTGCGGGTCTATTCGCCGCCCATGAACTAGCGGGCTTCTGCGATGTCACAATACTGGAGGAAAGGGATCACGTCGGTGGATCGGGTCTATACTCCGATGGGAAACTCAACTTCCATCCGAGGATAGGTGGAGATATCACCCAATTCATATCCGAGGATGATGCTTGGATGCTTATCTCATACATCAAGCAGATCTTCTCGGGCCTTGGAGTGGAGCTTCATCCTCCAGATGAGATAGGTGTGAGGAATCTAGAGGCTAAGGCCATCAAAGCTGGGATGAGGTTCGTGAGGATAGAGCAGAGCCACATCGGCTCCGACCATCTACCCTCGGTGATCGGTAGGATGAGGTCTATGCTCGAGAAGAAGGGCGTCGAGTTTAGGTTGGGGGTTAGGGTTAGGGACTTGATACTCGACTCGGGAAGAATAAAGGGCGTTGAGACCACTGAAGGGGTGTACCCCGCAGACGCCTTCCTCCTGGCCCCTGGGCGTATAGGTTCGAACTGGCTTGTGGTCCTCATGAGGAGGCTTGGGGTGGAAATGAGCTATAATCCCCTGGATATTGGTGTGAGGGTTGAGGTCCCAAATGAGGTCTTTGAGGAGATTATACAGGGGTATAGATGCTGGGACCCAAAGTTCCATATACATACGCCGAGCTACGACGACTTCTCAAGGACTTTCTGCGTCTGTCCGAGGGGCTACGTCTTCAAGGAAGCCTACGATGAGGAGGTCTTCGGTGTGAACGGGCACTCCATGAGGGAGAGAGAAAGCCCCAACACGAACTTCGCCCTGTTGGTGAGGATAAGCCTCACGGAGCCCCTCGAGAATACGACAGAGTATGGGCGGAGGATCGCACAGTTAGCCAATACCCTAGGCGGGAGGAGGCCCATCCTCCAGAGGCTTGGAGACCTGAGGGGGCACAGGCGCTCGACTTGGGAGAGGATCGAGAGGAGCTACGTCGAGCCCACGTTGAGGGATGTGACCCCGGGAGACATATCTATGGCCTACCCGAGCAGGATAGTCAGAGACCTATTGGAGGCCTTGGAGATCCTGGACAGAGTGGCGCCAGGGGTGAACACGGACTCGACCCTGATCTATGCCCCCGAGATCAAGTTCTACGCCATGCGGATAGAGACAGATAATCAACTCAGGACGACCATCCCAAACCTTTACGTTGCGGGTGATGGAGCAGGAGTTTCAAGGGGCATAATTGGAGCAGCAGCTACTGGGATCATAGCTGCAAGGGGGATAAAGGCCGCTCTCTCCAAGCCTAATCGCTCCTGATGAAGGGATCATCCTTTAATCGGAGGCTCGGGAGTTTACCAGTAGCTTGGTCTCAGGAGGTCTCAAGGAGAGGTTTGAGAGGTGGGTCGGCCCCAAGCTCAGCATCCTCACAGCTATAGGTGTCACCCCAAACCTCCTCACCCTGATGGGCCTGAGCCTATCAGCCGCCTCAGCATGGCTCTATTTCAACTGGAGTTCCCATAGGCTGATGCTCCTGTTCGCAGCCGTCACACTCCTCCTCTCGGGCCTCTTTGACTCCATCGACGGGGTTCTAGCCCGTATGACCGGGAGATCCTCAATTCTGGGAGGCTTCTTGGACTCCCTCTCTGATAGGTACTCCGATGCCATGGTCCTCGGAGCCATAACGGCCTCGGGGCTATGCAGCCTGTCCTGGGGTCTAGCCGCGCTGGTGGGCTCGATGATGGTCAGCTATGCTAGATCCCGAGCAGAGGCCTCGGGGGTGGATATGAGGGCTGTGGGCCTAGCTGAGAGGGCTGAGAGGATCCTAATCCTATCAACGGCCACCTTATTATCGTATTTTAATTGGGAGGCCCTAGGCTGGGGGGTGGCCCTACTCGCGCTTCTCTCGCATATAACGGTTCTTCAGAGAGTTCTCCACTTTTATAATGAGGCCAAGATTTAATTTAGTAGACAAAATAGAACCTTTTACCTTCTATGGCTGGCTCTGCTCATCCTCTCCTCCTTCCCCCTGACCTTCACGACTCCCCGGTGGACTGCGCAGCTTATGCAAAGGTACTTGGTTGTCCTCTCCCTAGATATTTGAACGCCCTGCTGTTCCAGCTCCTTCATAAGTCTCGGATCGACTATAGAGGTCCACCTGGTGACCTTCTTGGCCTTATCTCTTGGAACGAGAGCGTTACAGTAGCTGCATTGAACCATGCTCTGCCGTCCCTTATCTCCCTTAGACCTGCCCCTGCTGATCCTCTTCTTCGGCATCCGATCCTCCCTTGTTAGGAGGATCTTCTATAATATAAAGCATGTCAGTTCTCCATATCTCATGGGCGTGGTCTTATGCTAGCTTCTACCTTTTTTATCCATCTCAAATAAAGGCCTGCACAGGGAGGCCCCCCTCAATAATTCGGCCCCTCCCTCACCCTTCAGTAGCCTTCGAGGATCTTCTCAAGCACCTCGTAGTAGATGGTGTTCGCCACCTTCATGTAGCCTGCCTGGGAGAGGTGAACCCCGTCGCTGGAGAAGGTCTCCCTGAGCCTCCCAGCATCGTCGGACGTGGCTGAGAAGAGATCTGCTATCGGTATTCGGTGAGCCCTGCAGTGGCTCCTCAATAGATCGTTGAGCCTTCTTATCCTGGGTATGAACTCATCATATCCTAGGACTGATGTGAGGGTGCAGGCTATCGGCTTTATATCACACTCCAGAGCCTTCTCATAAATCCTCCTCAGATTTGAGTAGATATCCTCTGGCTCCTCCAGGGAGAATAGGTCGTTTATGCCTCCCCAGACGATTACATAATCGGGCCTCATTGGAGCAACCTGTGAAGAGAGCCTTTGAAGCATTCTCCGGGTTGTGTCGCCTAGGACGCCGAGATTTATGAAGGAGGCCTCGATATGGTTCAATCCCTTCCTGTGCAGCTCCCTATAGACTATTGCCTCCAGAAAAGAGGTGTAGGGGAACTCCTCTCTCCCTGGTAGATATAACCCAGGAGGCTGGAATCCAACGGTCAGGCTATCTCCCAGGGCGGCGAACTTAAGCGGGATCCTCCGGGTCATGGTGATCCCGAATAGGAGCACAACAGGGTATTTGACCTTTCCCCCAAGCCTCTTAAGCCATTATAAATTAGCATCAACGACTCGGTCTAGGCTTAATGCATTTGAATCTGATCGTTATGGCCTCGCCTCCGCAATATGCCTAATAAGGTCGAGGGCCGCTGCCTTTGCTCCAACCTCTGCTGTTAAGGGTGTCTCTCCAGCTCCTATTATGATGGCATCTTCCTCCTCCACCTCCAACCCTTCCATAAGCCTCATTCGGATCTCTGCAGGGACCTCCACATCCACCCCCGGCATCTGGAGGGCTCCGCCTCTGTACACGAGGGTTGTTGCTCCACTAGCGCCTGCCTTTATGGCCATGTCTCGCTGCTCCACTCCTCTTCTTATAAGTCCAGCCGCCCCTTTAACGAGGACGGCGTGGTTGTATGGGCCGACTGTTATCTCGGTCTCTGGAAGCTCCATGGACGACATAAAGCTTCTGATCTCCATAAGTACTTGCGATCCCTTATCAGATAGGCTCATCCCCCCTCTTGAAATCTCTATCAGCCCCTCAGACTTCAGGTGCCTAACAAGGGTTCTGACCACCCCCTCCCCGAGCCCCATTAATCTCGCCAACTCCTGCCTCCCAACAGATCCAGAGGATCCCAGGATCTCTAGGGCCTTCAGGACATGGACTTCAGTATAGGTCGGGGCTCTTCCAGCGGAGATCCTCGAGGCCACCCTCCCCAAAACCTCGAAGCCCAACACATTATCACCTCAAGAGATTTCAGGTTTAATAATCATATTAGGCTCTAGAATGAGGTGTAGACCCAGGCGACTATAGAGCCATTATTCAGCCTCCATCTGTCGCAGGCAACTGGGCCATACATCCAATCCCCCTTTCCAGGGTCGAAGTAGTACCAGAGCCAGAAGCGGTTCGGCTCCCCCCCAACTCCGTTTATTCGAGTTACAAAAGCTCCATAATCTCCTATTATATATTCGACCTCTGCCACCCTCCTAGTAGCGTTGAGCAGGCTTGAATCCAGCGGGATGCGAGTGTTATTATACCAAACGACGCTTCCATTCCCATAGTCTATCTTCAGATTGATGATGATCGTGAGGCTCTCAAGATCCCTGAGAAGGGCCTCATAGCTTCTCCTATAAACCTCAGCCTGATTGTAATAGTTAAAGGCGAAGAGTGAAGCTGCTAGGGTTGTGCAGAGCAGAACTCCAGCAATCGACATCCATCCGCCTTTCGAGTTCATCCCCTTACCCCTCCATTAGGTGAGATGGATCTAAGCCCCCTAAGGGCAGGCGTCTGAGGGCTGCCAGGAGTGGGGAGGCCCCCACGAAGAAGAAGACCGTGTTCGAGAGCTCATGGATGAGGGCAAAGGGGATCCCGGCTAACAGGACCACGCTTAAAGGCGTCCCGACGACTAGGCCCGTGACGATGTTTGTGAAGAGGTCGTAGATGAAGGTGAGGATGAACCCTATGAAGGCGAACCTGGCATCTATAAACCAAAGCCGACCTGCTTCTCCTCCAGGGAGCTTTAAACCTCTAAGGAGGCCCCCAACTATTCCATACATGCTCTCTCCAAGGGATGTGGCTAGGAGGATGGGAAATGAGAAGCCGTAGGGGTTGATGGTCCCATATACCAGCCATGTCAGGAAACCTACAAGCCCACCAACTAGAGACCCAAACCTGAAGCCCGAGCAGAAGACTACAAGATCCATGAACTTGACATTAACAAGGCCTATCATGAGATAGTTGGTTGCCACACAGGTTGCTGTCAGGATGGCGATCAGGCCGACCATTCTGGCATTGCCTTTGTGGGTCATCTGGATGGATAATCCATCCAAAGAGACATATTAACTTAACTAACGAGAGAAGATTATCCTTTCGCCGATTTACTTCCTCAATTTAGCCATCACAGCCCTCACAACCACCTCCCTAAAATGCTCCTTATGATAATTTGCAACGCCTACAACATCCACCCTTGCCATCTCAGGATCCTCAGTTTCAGCATCCAGATCCACAAATCACGGGAAAAAGAACTTTAGGTTCCCAACGGTTGGGAGGACTGATCCGCCTTGGAAAACAGGCTCATTTTAAAAACGGGGTGAGAATCAAGCCTCTTTCACCGTCCCAGTAGCTGGGAATGATGAGGATGAGGAGTTATATCTCCACCAAGAGGGAGCGGAGGCTCCTTCAAAAATACCTCAAAGGGGAACATGATAACGAGATAAGAAAGACACTCTATAACGTTCGACGCTAAAGGCTCATCCTCCTCATGGATGATTTCAGTTCTTGCTTCACAGCTTATCTCGAATTTAATTACAATGAGAAATCCCAATAGAGGGAATTGAAAAGGATGATTAATGCGAAGGGCCTCTAGGGGAACTAGATCCATCATTAAGGCATGAAGGCTCCATGCGATAGCATGCGGTAAGTTCACGGATAGGAGTTGAGCAGATATGATTGGTCCCGCCCCCCGGAGTTGAACCGGGAACCCTCCGGTGTCTGCTCAATGGCTGGATGCCTTCGCCCTTTGGGCGAAAACTACAGCCGGATGCTCTACCATTGAGCTAGGGCGGGCCGATCTAATGAGCTTATTGGATTATTATAAATTTTAGGTTTACTTTTAAATTCTTCCAGAGATGTGATACCTCTTCGTGTGGCTTGGGAAGTACTCCTTGTTTCCCGGGATGTATAGGGCGTTGGAGTATTCCTCTATGAACTCTACGTCGACCAGTAGGTCTATGTAGACCATCTTCTCAGCTATCTCCCTGGCCTTCTCCCTCATCTCCATCGACATAAGCGCGGCGTAGGCCCCAGCTAGGGAGCCGTTCCCTATGGGGTGCACCTCGGCGTTGGGGAGTTCCGGGAAGATCCCTATCCGCGTCGCGTTCTCAATATCTGCATAGTTTCCGAAGGCTCCGGCTAGGTAGAGATGCTTAACGTCATATATGCTCAGCTTCAGCTTCCTCATGAGGACCGTTATGGCCCCGCAGGCGGCCGCTTTGGAGTCCATTATGTAGTCGAGGTCCTGCTGGGTAATGACTATGTCTCTGCCTATGGCGGTCTCGTCGGCTGGGACGACGACATACTCCAGGCCGTATGGCCCTTCCCTCACGAGCGGGGTTCTCCTTGGAACAAGTTTCCCCACGAAGTCCAGGAGGCCAACGTCGTAGAGTGATGCTACTAGGTCTATTATGCCGGAGCCGCATATCCCCTTCGGCCTGGTTCCCCCTATAACCGAGATCTCCGCCCTATAGGTTTCGGGGTCTATCCTCACTCTCTCTATGCCCCCCTCCGCCCCCCTCATCCCATGTCTTATTCCTCCCCCCTCGAAGGCTGGCCCTGAGGCGCAGCTGCTAGAGAATAGCCAGCTATTGTTACCGAATATGATCTCGCCGTTTGTCCCCAGGTCGACGAGGAGGGATATCTCATCGGAGTCGTACATGCCTGAGGCTAGGACATCCCCCACAGCATCGCCCCCGAGGAATCTGCTCACGTTTGGGAGGCAGTAGAGATAGGCCTCTGGGTTCACCTTTAACCCTATCCCCCCAGCCTTCCTTATTATTGGGCTTCTTGAGACCTCCACGTTCGCCTCTTCGAGGTATGTGGGATCCAGCCCGTTTAAGAGGTGGTTCATCACCGTGTTCCCCCCCACGCAGATGTCATTTATCTCGGAGGGCTCTATCTCCGCCTCTGAGGCAAGTCTATCTATGACTATGTTTATCGTCTCGACAACCGCTTTCTGCAGCTTTATGAGACCCTCCCTCTCACCAGCCACCGCTATCCTGGTGACGAGCTCCTCACCATAGGTTATCTGCCTATTCATCTCTGAGGCTCTAGCGAGGATCCTTCCGGAGTTTAACTCTACCAGCTCCCCTACCACTGTGGTGGTTCCCACGTCGAGGGCTAGGCCATAGTTTGACCCTGTATCGTCTCCGGGTTTAAGGTTCACCACCTCTGGGAACCCCCCTGTCCATGTTAGGGTGGCGGTTATAATCCCCAAATCGGCCATCCCCCGAAGCCTACCGTACATCTCATCTGTGATCCTGGGCTGTGGGCCTCTGTAGCCATCGAGCTGGAGCCTATAGTGTTCGATTGGGAAGAGAGAGCTCTTCACCCTTTGGACCCTAGCCAGATACTTTCCGGAGCTTGGGTTGGGCTTGGGGATCCTGAGCTCTGCCTCCAGTAGGATCTTGGGCTTCTCGATCCGGCTCTCAACAGGTATCGTGAAGGTGGAGTCGCTGAGTATCCTAGTCATGCAGGCTAGGTGGTATCCCTGTTCAAGCTCCCTCTCGGTGAGGAGCTTCATCTCAGGCTCTTCGGAGACCTTCTCTATGCTACCTCTTTCCAGTATGACTTTACACTTCCCGCACTTCCCCTTCCCCCCACATATGCTCTCTATTCCGACTCCAGCGTCTCTCAGTACCTGGAGTAGTATGTCACCCTTCTCGGCTTCAAGCATCCTGTTCAGCGGCTTCACGAGTACTCTGACCTTCAAGCCCTCAACTCAAGGAGGATCTAAGGTTAAAAAGGTTAGTGGGCTCCACCCTAACTCCTCAATCCTAGGAATCTTGGTATCGTCTCCGAGTATGGGGGCCTCAATATCCCGGATTCTGTTATGAAACCCGTCACATATCTTGCAGGGGTTATATCGAAGGAGGGATTTCTAACAGGGGTATCCCTCCCCATTATTAGGACCCGTGATAGCTCCCCCGACTCGTTCAACCCGTAGACATACCTCACCTCCTCTTCACTCCTCTCCTCCACCTCTATTTGCTCTCCACTGATGCAGTTCGGGTCGAAGGTCATCTTCGGGGCCGCGACGTAGAAGGGGATCCCATTCTCCGCGGCTAAAACTGCCTTCTCATAGGTCCCTATCTTGTTGGCGAGGTCCCCATTGACGGCCACACGGTCGGCTCCAACTATGACCATGTCCACCTCACCCCTCCTCATATAATAACCGGCAGCGTTATCCACCATGACAATGTGGGGGATGCCTTCCTGTTCAAGCTCCCAAGCTGTGAGCATCGCCCCCTGGAGCCTCGGCCTTGTCTCATCGACCAGGACCAGTATCCTCTTCCCCTGCCTATAGGCGAACCTTATGGGGCTCAGGGCGGTCCCATAGTCTATGAAGGCCAGGGCTCCCGCGTTGCAGTGGGTCAGTATCTTCATCCCATCCTTGATGAGGAGGCTGCCGAACTCGCCTATCCTCCTAGAGGCCTCAAGGTCCTCCTCGGCTATGGCATCTGCCTCAGAGACCACCCTCACCACTGGGTTCTCGGCCTCCCCAGCCGCCCCGAGGCACCTATCAACGGCGTGGAATAGGTTCACAGCTGTTGGCCTTGTGCTCCTAAATAGGGCGGCGGCCGACTCCAGATAGGGTTTAATATCCCCTTTTGGAAGCCCCTCAGCCTCTAGGGCTGCTTGGGCCATGCCGTAGGCTGCAGCCACACCTATGGCCCCAGCGCCTCTGACGACCATCCTCCTTATTGCCTCCGCCGTCTCCTCATGCCTCCATGTGGAGGTTATCTCGAACCTGTGGGGGAGCTTCCTCTGGTCGATCATGTGGATCCTCCTCCCCTCCCTCCAGATGGTCCTGAACTCCTTTACCTCCCCTCCCACCTTGACCCTCATCCTCTTTTCCCCAAACTTTACTCCTAACTCTCTGAGGGTTTAAAGGCCTGTGGCCCCTTGCCCTCCCACCCTAGGTTACTCTCAGAGGGTGAGGGGATAAATCTATAGAGGACCGTTAACCCTAACCTTTATTGGAAGCCTTGAGTCCACCCCTCGATGATATATGCTTTGCTTATGAGAACAGCACTGTAAGGCTGATAGCGACGAGGGATATCCCCAGAATTGAGACTGCTGGGCTGGTGATAGAGGAGACGGCGGCGAACAGTGAGTTGAGGGTTAACCTATGGGTGGCCTGGGAGCTTGTGGAGGCAGGCCTAGCCCGCTTCACGGATGGAGGCATAAGATCGGATGAGCTGATCCAAGCCCATTATCGTGAGCGCCTCCAGCCCCTAGGGCAGCTCTCCACCCTGCCCGACAGATTTTACGCTCAAGCATATATCACCTTCAACCAGCTGGCTAAGGAGGCAAAGGGGGAGGAGGCCCGCCTGGCACACCTAAACAGGATGAGGGGGATGTTCAGGGATATACTTGAGAGCAGGATAAACAAGATCGTTAGACTCGCCTCCTCAGAGGTAGCCTCCCCCCCAAAGGAGCTCCAGTCCGAGGAGGCTCAGCTCTTTAGGGAGCTGAATGTAAAGATCTCAGCCTGGAGGAGGATGCTGAGGAGGGTGGGGGAGAGGTGAGGACAGAGGCATTACAGGCCCAGCCCGAGGAGGCCTTTAAGGGGTTCATAGAAGGGTTCAGGGACGCTGAGGGGAGGCTGAAGTACGAGCAGGCCATCTCGGAGATGGCGGTGAGGGGGCTAAAATCCCTAATAGTCGAGTTCCAGGACCTATACACCTTCGACTCCCCCTTCGCCAATAGCATACTAGAGAACCCCGAAGGCTACCTCCCCAGCCTCGAAGCCGCAGCCTTCTCCAAGCTCAGGATGAGGGACCCCGAGTACGCGAACAGGATTGGAGGCCTCCACGTCAGGATAAGGGGCCTCCCAGTCGAGACCCCCCTCCGCAGGATAGGGGCTGACTGCATAGGGAGGCTTGTGATGGTCAGCGGCATCATAGTCAGGGCGACAACGGTCACCCCGATCCTCATCAAGGCCGTATTCAGGTGCAACTCCTGCGGTGAGCTGAACCACGTCGAGCAGCCCTCCTCCTCAAGCCAGTATATGAGGATGCCCCAGAAATGCGTTCACTGCGGGAGCCGAAGGGGGTTCGAGCTCGAGGCGAGGGAGTCCATCTTCATAGATTCCCAGAGGATAACCCTCCAGGAGAAGCCTGAGGAGCTTCCCCCGGGGCAGCTCCCTAGGTCCCTGAACATAAGCCTCCTAGATGACCTGGTAGACGTGGCTAGGCCTGGGGATAGGGTTCAGGTGACCGGGACCATTGAGCTTCTCCCTAGGCAGGGTAGGGGTGGCCCCCTCCGCTCCTTCGACTTTCATCTGAAGGCGAACAGCGTCGATGTGATCGGGAGAGAGCTGGAGATGCTGGAGATAACCCCAGAGGACGAGTCTAGGATCAAGGAGCTTGCATCAGACCCATGGATCCACAGGAAGATACTCCAATCCATAGCTCCCTCGATCCACGGCTACGAGACCGTGAAGGAGGCGATCATGTACCTTCTATTTGGAGGGGTCCCAAAGGAGCTTCCGGACATAAGGATAAGGGGCGACATAAACGTCCTCTTGATCGGGGATCCCGGCACTGGGAAGAGCCAGATGCTTCAGTACGCGGCGAGGATCGCCCCTAGGGGTCTCTACACGACGGGGAGGGGCTCCACAGCGGCGGGCCTAACAGCGGCGGTTGTGAGGGAAGGAGGAACTGGAAGCTTCATCCTCGAGGCAGGAGCCCTGGTTCTAGGGGACATAGGGATCTGCTGCATAGATGAGATGGACAAGATGAGGGAGGAGGACAGGAGCGCCATCCACCCAGCGATGGAGCAGCAGGTGGTCTCCATAGCTAAGGGGGGGATAGTGGCAACACTTAACGCGAGGACCTCGATCTTAGCAGCGGCTAACCCAGCCCTTGGACGCTATAACCCGTATCAGACCGTCGCACAGAACATCAACCTCCCAGTGACCATTCTGAGCAGGTTCGACCTGATATTCATACTCCAGGACAAGCCTGAAGCGGACAGGGACTCGAGGATGGCTGAGCACATACTGGACCTCCACAGGTCCGCCGGAAACCCGAGGGTAGCCCCCATAGATCAGGAGACCCTCAAGAAGTACATAAGCTACTCAAAGAGGATAAGGCCAGTCCTGACGGATGAGGCCTCCAGACGCCTGAGGGACTTCTATGTCAAGATGAGGGCAGCCTCCACCGAGGGAGGCGAGGCCTCGGCGATAAGCATAACCCCCAGGCAGCTTGAATCCCTGATAAGGCTGGCTGAGGCTAGGGCCAGGGTACACCTGAGGAGTGAGGTGACCACGGAGGACGCCGAGGCCGTCATAGCCCTAATGCAGAGAAGCCTAGAGCAGGTAGGAATAGACCTGACCACGGGTAGG encodes:
- a CDS encoding DUF4445 domain-containing protein, which encodes MLEAEKGDILLQVLRDAGVGIESICGGKGKCGKCKVILERGSIEKVSEEPEMKLLTERELEQGYHLACMTRILSDSTFTIPVESRIEKPKILLEAELRIPKPNPSSGKYLARVQRVKSSLFPIEHYRLQLDGYRGPQPRITDEMYGRLRGMADLGIITATLTWTGGFPEVVNLKPGDDTGSNYGLALDVGTTTVVGELVELNSGRILARASEMNRQITYGEELVTRIAVAGEREGLIKLQKAVVETINIVIDRLASEAEIEPSEINDICVGGNTVMNHLLNGLDPTYLEEANVEVSRSPIIRKAGGIGLKVNPEAYLYCLPNVSRFLGGDAVGDVLASGMYDSDEISLLVDLGTNGEIIFGNNSWLFSSSCASGPAFEGGGIRHGMRGAEGGIERVRIDPETYRAEISVIGGTRPKGICGSGIIDLVASLYDVGLLDFVGKLVPRRTPLVREGPYGLEYVVVPADETAIGRDIVITQQDLDYIMDSKAAACGAITVLMRKLKLSIYDVKHLYLAGAFGNYADIENATRIGIFPELPNAEVHPIGNGSLAGAYAALMSMEMREKAREIAEKMVYIDLLVDVEFIEEYSNALYIPGNKEYFPSHTKRYHISGRI
- a CDS encoding CDP-alcohol phosphatidyltransferase family protein translates to MGLSLSAASAWLYFNWSSHRLMLLFAAVTLLLSGLFDSIDGVLARMTGRSSILGGFLDSLSDRYSDAMVLGAITASGLCSLSWGLAALVGSMMVSYARSRAEASGVDMRAVGLAERAERILILSTATLLSYFNWEALGWGVALLALLSHITVLQRVLHFYNEAKI
- a CDS encoding SGNH/GDSL hydrolase family protein yields the protein MLLFGITMTRRIPLKFAALGDSLTVGFQPPGLYLPGREEFPYTSFLEAIVYRELHRKGLNHIEASFINLGVLGDTTRRMLQRLSSQVAPMRPDYVIVWGGINDLFSLEEPEDIYSNLRRIYEKALECDIKPIACTLTSVLGYDEFIPRIRRLNDLLRSHCRAHRIPIADLFSATSDDAGRLRETFSSDGVHLSQAGYMKVANTIYYEVLEKILEGY
- the mtnA gene encoding S-methyl-5-thioribose-1-phosphate isomerase, with the translated sequence MRVKVGGEVKEFRTIWREGRRIHMIDQRKLPHRFEITSTWRHEETAEAIRRMVVRGAGAIGVAAAYGMAQAALEAEGLPKGDIKPYLESAAALFRSTRPTAVNLFHAVDRCLGAAGEAENPVVRVVSEADAIAEEDLEASRRIGEFGSLLIKDGMKILTHCNAGALAFIDYGTALSPIRFAYRQGKRILVLVDETRPRLQGAMLTAWELEQEGIPHIVMVDNAAGYYMRRGEVDMVIVGADRVAVNGDLANKIGTYEKAVLAAENGIPFYVAAPKMTFDPNCISGEQIEVEERSEEEVRYVYGLNESGELSRVLIMGRDTPVRNPSFDITPARYVTGFITESGILRPPYSETIPRFLGLRS
- a CDS encoding DNA replication complex GINS family protein — protein: MEALSPPLDDICFAYENSTVRLIATRDIPRIETAGLVIEETAANSELRVNLWVAWELVEAGLARFTDGGIRSDELIQAHYRERLQPLGQLSTLPDRFYAQAYITFNQLAKEAKGEEARLAHLNRMRGMFRDILESRINKIVRLASSEVASPPKELQSEEAQLFRELNVKISAWRRMLRRVGER
- a CDS encoding minichromosome maintenance protein MCM yields the protein MRTEALQAQPEEAFKGFIEGFRDAEGRLKYEQAISEMAVRGLKSLIVEFQDLYTFDSPFANSILENPEGYLPSLEAAAFSKLRMRDPEYANRIGGLHVRIRGLPVETPLRRIGADCIGRLVMVSGIIVRATTVTPILIKAVFRCNSCGELNHVEQPSSSSQYMRMPQKCVHCGSRRGFELEARESIFIDSQRITLQEKPEELPPGQLPRSLNISLLDDLVDVARPGDRVQVTGTIELLPRQGRGGPLRSFDFHLKANSVDVIGRELEMLEITPEDESRIKELASDPWIHRKILQSIAPSIHGYETVKEAIMYLLFGGVPKELPDIRIRGDINVLLIGDPGTGKSQMLQYAARIAPRGLYTTGRGSTAAGLTAAVVREGGTGSFILEAGALVLGDIGICCIDEMDKMREEDRSAIHPAMEQQVVSIAKGGIVATLNARTSILAAANPALGRYNPYQTVAQNINLPVTILSRFDLIFILQDKPEADRDSRMAEHILDLHRSAGNPRVAPIDQETLKKYISYSKRIRPVLTDEASRRLRDFYVKMRAASTEGGEASAISITPRQLESLIRLAEARARVHLRSEVTTEDAEAVIALMQRSLEQVGIDLTTGRIDIDIIYTGKPRSLQVQLQRVLSLIADMERSAGMVRDEDLYNALQEEHQIGRAEAAKLIGILMRDGTIYSPRPGFYKRTA
- a CDS encoding FAD-binding protein, which codes for MVKVIIVGAGPAGLFAAHELAGFCDVTILEERDHVGGSGLYSDGKLNFHPRIGGDITQFISEDDAWMLISYIKQIFSGLGVELHPPDEIGVRNLEAKAIKAGMRFVRIEQSHIGSDHLPSVIGRMRSMLEKKGVEFRLGVRVRDLILDSGRIKGVETTEGVYPADAFLLAPGRIGSNWLVVLMRRLGVEMSYNPLDIGVRVEVPNEVFEEIIQGYRCWDPKFHIHTPSYDDFSRTFCVCPRGYVFKEAYDEEVFGVNGHSMRERESPNTNFALLVRISLTEPLENTTEYGRRIAQLANTLGGRRPILQRLGDLRGHRRSTWERIERSYVEPTLRDVTPGDISMAYPSRIVRDLLEALEILDRVAPGVNTDSTLIYAPEIKFYAMRIETDNQLRTTIPNLYVAGDGAGVSRGIIGAAATGIIAARGIKAALSKPNRS
- a CDS encoding 30S ribosomal protein S26e: MPKKRISRGRSKGDKGRQSMVQCSYCNALVPRDKAKKVTRWTSIVDPRLMKELEQQGVQISRERTTKYLCISCAVHRGVVKVRGKEERMSRASHRR